A single region of the Jatrophihabitans sp. GAS493 genome encodes:
- the glgC gene encoding glucose-1-phosphate adenylyltransferase: protein MAREPRVLGMVLAGGEGKRLYPLTADRAKPAVPFGGNYRLIDFVLSNLVNAGYLRICVLTQYKSHSLDRHITQTWRMSTVLGNYITPVPAQQRLGPRWYTGSADAILQSFNLIYDDKPDYIVVFGADHVYRMDPRQMVAQHIETGAGATVAGIRVPRSEASAFGVIHAAEDRKVIEFIEKPADPPGLPDNPDVAYASMGNYVFTTDALIEVLRADAADEDSAHDMGGNIMPMMVQRDAAYVYDFHDNDVPGAEDRDHGYWRDVGTLDAYYDAHMDLVAVHPIFNLYNQLWPIYTHHPQLPPAKFVEGGLAQESIVGSGSIISGATVRHSVVSPNVRIEAGAYVEGSVLMDSVQIGRGAVVRGAILDKDVVVPAGAHIGVDPGHDRDRYHVSEGGIVVLGKSQLALP from the coding sequence ATGGCTCGAGAACCTCGCGTTTTAGGCATGGTGCTGGCTGGCGGAGAAGGTAAGCGCCTCTACCCACTCACTGCAGACCGAGCCAAGCCGGCGGTGCCCTTCGGTGGAAATTACCGGCTGATCGACTTCGTGCTCTCCAATCTGGTCAACGCCGGTTACCTGCGCATCTGCGTGCTGACCCAGTACAAGTCGCATTCGCTGGATCGGCACATCACCCAGACCTGGCGGATGTCGACCGTGCTGGGCAACTACATAACGCCGGTTCCGGCTCAGCAGCGGCTGGGCCCGCGCTGGTACACCGGCAGCGCCGACGCCATCCTGCAGTCCTTCAACCTCATCTACGACGACAAGCCCGACTACATCGTGGTCTTCGGCGCCGACCACGTGTATCGGATGGATCCGCGTCAGATGGTGGCCCAGCACATCGAGACCGGTGCCGGCGCGACGGTGGCCGGAATCCGGGTTCCCCGCTCCGAGGCGAGCGCCTTCGGCGTCATCCACGCGGCGGAGGATCGCAAGGTCATCGAGTTCATCGAGAAGCCGGCCGACCCGCCGGGGCTTCCGGATAATCCTGACGTCGCGTACGCGTCGATGGGCAACTACGTCTTCACCACCGACGCGCTGATCGAGGTGCTGCGAGCCGACGCCGCCGACGAGGACTCCGCGCACGACATGGGCGGCAACATCATGCCGATGATGGTGCAGCGCGACGCGGCCTACGTCTACGACTTCCACGACAACGACGTGCCGGGTGCGGAGGACCGCGATCACGGCTACTGGCGCGACGTCGGGACGCTCGACGCCTACTACGACGCGCACATGGATCTGGTGGCCGTCCACCCGATCTTCAACCTCTACAACCAGCTGTGGCCGATCTACACCCACCACCCGCAGCTGCCGCCGGCCAAGTTCGTCGAAGGCGGCCTGGCCCAGGAGTCGATCGTCGGCTCCGGCTCCATCATCTCCGGCGCCACGGTGCGGCACAGCGTCGTCTCCCCGAACGTTCGGATCGAGGCCGGCGCGTACGTGGAGGGGTCGGTGTTGATGGATTCGGTCCAGATCGGGCGGGGCGCGGTGGTCCGCGGGGCGATTCTGGACAAGGACGTGGTCGTCCCGGCCGGCGCGCACATCGGTGTCGATCCAGGTCACGATCGCGACCGGTACCACGTATCCGAGGGAGGCATCGTCGTCCTCGGCAAGAGCCAGCTTGCACTTCCGTAG
- the glgA gene encoding glycogen synthase translates to MRVGILTKEYPPEVYGGAGVHVEFLVSELRKLIDVDVHCFGAERGEPGVRAYATPGGLASANAALQTLGVDLEIAANVAGADLLHSHTWYANLAGVLGGQLNGVPHVLSAHSLEPQRPWKAEQLGGGYRISSWAERQAYESAAAIIAVSSGMRNEILSSYPFVDPARVHVIYNGIDTGLYRPRTETDVLEEFGVDPQRPSAIFVGRITRQKGLVHLLAAARDFDPSVQLILCAGAPDTDEIAAETKALVDELQRTRTGVIWIRDMLPRPQVVQLLTHATVFVCPSIYEPLGIVNLEAMACSTAVVASDVGGIPEVVNDGETGTLVHYDVEAPAEFEAGIAAAVNAVVADTARAEAFGAAGRQRAVGKFGWAAIAAETVELYRDLLG, encoded by the coding sequence ATGCGCGTCGGAATCCTGACCAAGGAGTACCCCCCAGAGGTATATGGCGGGGCCGGGGTGCACGTCGAGTTCCTGGTCAGCGAGCTGCGAAAGCTGATCGACGTCGACGTGCACTGCTTCGGAGCGGAGCGGGGCGAGCCGGGTGTGCGGGCCTACGCCACTCCGGGCGGCCTGGCCTCGGCCAACGCCGCGCTGCAGACACTCGGCGTCGACCTGGAGATCGCGGCTAACGTAGCCGGAGCTGACCTGCTGCACTCGCACACTTGGTACGCGAACCTGGCCGGGGTGCTGGGCGGGCAATTGAACGGCGTGCCCCACGTGCTCAGCGCGCACTCGCTGGAGCCGCAGCGTCCGTGGAAGGCTGAGCAACTCGGCGGGGGTTACCGGATCTCCTCCTGGGCCGAGCGGCAAGCCTACGAGAGCGCGGCCGCGATCATCGCCGTCAGCTCCGGAATGCGCAACGAAATTCTCAGCAGCTATCCCTTCGTCGACCCGGCCCGGGTGCACGTGATCTACAACGGAATCGACACCGGCCTCTACCGGCCGCGCACCGAGACCGATGTGCTCGAGGAGTTCGGCGTCGATCCGCAGCGCCCGTCGGCGATCTTCGTCGGACGGATCACCCGGCAGAAGGGGCTGGTTCATCTACTGGCCGCCGCCCGCGATTTCGACCCGTCCGTTCAGCTGATTCTCTGCGCTGGAGCACCGGACACCGACGAGATCGCCGCCGAGACGAAGGCTCTGGTCGACGAACTGCAGCGCACCCGGACCGGGGTGATCTGGATTCGCGACATGCTCCCCCGCCCCCAGGTGGTACAGCTGCTCACCCACGCCACCGTCTTCGTCTGCCCCTCGATCTACGAGCCGCTGGGGATCGTGAATCTCGAGGCGATGGCCTGCTCGACCGCCGTGGTGGCCAGCGACGTCGGCGGAATCCCGGAGGTTGTCAACGACGGCGAGACCGGGACGCTCGTGCACTACGACGTCGAGGCGCCAGCTGAGTTCGAGGCCGGGATCGCGGCGGCGGTGAACGCCGTGGTGGCCGACACGGCTCGGGCCGAGGCGTTCGGCGCGGCCGGCCGGCAGCGGGCGGTCGGGAAGTTCGGCTGGGCCGCCATCGCGGCCGAGACGGTCGAGCTCTACCGAGATCTGCTCGGCTAA
- a CDS encoding ABC transporter substrate-binding protein: MRRQLTAVVAVAAAVISLSACASNKETSGPTGASVSATVSANDAAIALLPAKIKTAGKLIVGVNVPYSPNEYKDSSGKIVGFDVDLLDAVAKGLGLTTQYTEADFSKIIPAVQAGTYDVGMSSFTDTKEREQTVDFATYFSAGILWAAPAGKTVDPNNACGLKVAVQTTTTEDTDDVPGKSKACTTAGKPAIIKVQFDSQDDATNAVVLGKVDAMSADSPVTAYAIKQAAGKLTQAGAVFESAPYGWPVAKGSTLAQALQKSLQTLIDDGTYGKICEKWGVQTGEIKTSQINGATS; encoded by the coding sequence ATGCGTCGCCAGCTCACCGCCGTAGTAGCCGTTGCGGCTGCGGTTATCAGTCTCTCCGCGTGTGCCAGCAACAAGGAGACTTCCGGCCCGACCGGCGCGTCGGTCAGCGCCACCGTCTCGGCGAATGACGCAGCGATCGCGCTGCTGCCGGCGAAGATCAAGACGGCCGGCAAGCTGATCGTCGGGGTGAACGTCCCTTACTCGCCGAATGAGTACAAGGACTCCAGCGGAAAGATCGTCGGCTTCGACGTCGACCTGCTCGACGCGGTGGCCAAGGGCCTCGGGCTCACGACGCAATACACCGAGGCTGACTTCTCCAAGATCATCCCGGCGGTCCAGGCCGGCACCTACGACGTCGGCATGTCGTCGTTCACCGACACCAAGGAGCGCGAGCAGACCGTCGACTTCGCCACTTACTTCAGCGCCGGCATCCTCTGGGCCGCCCCGGCCGGCAAGACGGTCGACCCGAACAACGCCTGCGGGCTGAAGGTCGCCGTTCAGACGACCACCACCGAGGACACCGATGACGTCCCCGGCAAGAGCAAGGCCTGCACGACGGCCGGTAAGCCGGCCATCATCAAGGTGCAGTTCGACAGCCAGGACGACGCCACCAACGCGGTCGTGCTCGGCAAGGTCGACGCCATGTCGGCCGACTCCCCGGTGACGGCCTACGCGATCAAGCAGGCCGCCGGCAAGCTCACCCAGGCCGGCGCTGTCTTCGAGTCGGCGCCCTATGGTTGGCCGGTCGCGAAGGGTTCGACCCTCGCGCAGGCTCTGCAGAAGTCGCTGCAGACGCTGATCGACGACGGCACCTACGGAAAGATCTGCGAGAAGTGGGGCGTTCAGACCGGCGAGATCAAGACGTCGCAGATCAACGGCGCGACGAGCTGA
- a CDS encoding TIGR00730 family Rossman fold protein, which translates to MTESFSRSEPLTPPTDAQLSDPTERQRGPVTLRRAQVSQRSSTTTDQRLLDARGPSDWVHTDPWRVLRIQAEFVEGFGLLAELPRAITVFGSARTHEDTPEYETGVKLGAALARAGYAVITGGGPGAMEAANKGACEAGGVSVGLGIELPFEQRLNEFVDVGINFRYFFARKTMFVKYAQGFVILPGGFGTLDELFEALTLVQTKKVTRFPVVLLGVAYWSGLLNWIRDTMLPAGAVSPVDLDLMMLTDDVDEAVAHIVESERRGSPQEDLETRSHEGNALGARTNPAFQSDLVVDDPSVGNRG; encoded by the coding sequence ATGACGGAGAGCTTCTCGCGCAGTGAACCGCTGACCCCGCCGACCGATGCCCAGCTCAGTGACCCGACCGAACGTCAACGGGGTCCGGTGACGCTGCGGCGGGCCCAGGTCAGCCAGCGATCGAGCACCACCACCGATCAACGCCTGCTCGACGCCCGCGGGCCGTCGGACTGGGTGCATACCGATCCGTGGCGCGTACTGCGGATTCAGGCGGAGTTTGTTGAAGGGTTTGGCCTGCTGGCCGAGCTGCCGCGGGCGATCACGGTCTTCGGCTCGGCCCGCACCCATGAGGACACACCCGAGTACGAGACCGGGGTGAAACTCGGCGCCGCGCTGGCCCGGGCCGGTTATGCGGTTATCACCGGGGGCGGACCGGGGGCGATGGAGGCGGCCAACAAGGGTGCCTGCGAGGCGGGTGGCGTCTCGGTCGGTCTCGGCATCGAGCTGCCCTTCGAGCAGCGTCTGAACGAGTTCGTCGACGTCGGCATCAACTTCCGCTACTTCTTCGCCCGCAAGACGATGTTCGTGAAGTACGCCCAGGGGTTCGTCATCCTCCCGGGCGGCTTCGGCACCCTCGACGAGCTCTTCGAGGCCCTGACGCTGGTGCAGACGAAGAAAGTGACCCGTTTCCCGGTGGTTCTGCTGGGTGTGGCGTACTGGTCGGGGCTGCTGAACTGGATCCGCGACACCATGCTGCCGGCGGGCGCGGTCAGCCCGGTCGACCTTGACCTGATGATGCTCACCGACGACGTGGACGAGGCGGTGGCGCACATAGTGGAGTCCGAGCGGCGTGGTTCACCCCAGGAGGATCTGGAGACCCGCTCGCACGAGGGGAACGCCCTCGGGGCGCGGACCAACCCGGCCTTCCAGTCCGACCTCGTCGTCGACGACCCCAGCGTCGGGAACCGCGGGTAG
- a CDS encoding DNA-3-methyladenine glycosylase I: protein MSEELLRCEWATSAPEYLSYHDDEWGRPLHGERNLFERIALEGFQSGLSWLTILRRRPAFRSAFGNFEVDTVAAFGDSDVQRLLADAAIIRNRAKILAVINNARRVRDAVPEGLDDLLWSFAPARHESPTSWADTPAITAESTALAKDLKRRGFRFVGPTTAYALMQAGGIVNDHIVTCWRAVLK, encoded by the coding sequence ATGAGTGAGGAACTCCTCCGCTGTGAGTGGGCAACCTCGGCCCCGGAGTACCTCAGCTACCACGACGACGAATGGGGCCGGCCGCTGCACGGTGAGCGGAACCTCTTCGAACGGATCGCGCTGGAGGGGTTTCAATCCGGCCTCTCCTGGCTGACCATTCTGCGTCGCCGCCCGGCGTTTCGGTCGGCCTTCGGCAACTTCGAGGTCGACACGGTGGCCGCCTTCGGCGACAGCGATGTGCAGCGGCTGCTGGCCGATGCCGCCATCATCCGCAACCGGGCCAAGATCCTGGCCGTCATCAACAACGCCCGACGGGTGCGCGACGCCGTGCCTGAAGGACTCGACGACCTCCTCTGGTCCTTCGCTCCGGCCCGGCATGAGAGCCCGACGAGTTGGGCCGACACACCGGCGATCACGGCCGAGTCGACCGCGCTGGCGAAGGACCTGAAGCGGCGCGGCTTCCGCTTCGTCGGACCCACCACCGCGTATGCGCTGATGCAGGCGGGCGGGATTGTGAATGACCACATCGTCACCTGCTGGCGGGCCGTTTTGAAATAG
- a CDS encoding DUF5709 domain-containing protein produces the protein MTGKESDDLYAGGYGGAEQFDPSDTLTGDNTEDPLDAGYTVPDTQPLGTRFGTTAREQEAGETLDQRLSEEEPDIDADDVAFTDVEGRTGRLVAPDEGSGFDDESDAIAYDVGRAGSASSAEEAAIHIINE, from the coding sequence ATGACTGGCAAAGAATCTGACGATCTCTACGCAGGCGGCTACGGCGGCGCGGAGCAGTTCGACCCCTCGGACACCCTCACCGGCGACAACACCGAGGATCCGTTGGACGCCGGCTACACCGTTCCGGACACCCAGCCGCTGGGAACCCGCTTCGGCACCACGGCTCGCGAGCAGGAGGCCGGCGAGACGCTGGACCAGCGACTCTCCGAGGAGGAGCCCGACATCGACGCCGACGACGTCGCCTTCACCGACGTCGAGGGGCGCACGGGTCGGTTGGTCGCCCCCGACGAGGGCAGCGGCTTCGACGACGAGTCCGATGCGATCGCCTACGACGTGGGACGGGCCGGCTCAGCCTCCAGCGCCGAAGAGGCGGCCATCCACATCATCAACGAGTAG
- a CDS encoding deoxyribodipyrimidine photo-lyase: MWFRRDLRVADHPALLAAAQDGPVTALFVLDDALLRPAGAPRLAFLLQTLRALQADLSERGGQLVVRRGEPAEVVGQVAREVGAVAVHVSSDHAPYGSARDARVEAALGGIPLIRTGSPYGVTPGRVRKADGSPFKVYSAFYRRWVEHGWPAPAQTEAAGIDWAPAIKSVAIPDDPPLDPGLTLPPAGEAAAVRAWANFAAERLADYDTARDRPDQDATSHLSPHLHVGSIHPRTLLQGLGRSTSAERFRRELAWRDFYASVLHFWPASAREYFQPELAAMPYRRGKAAATALAAWQQGRTGYPIVDAGMRQLLAEGWMHNRVRMIVASFLVKDLHIEWTEGARHFMRHLIDGDLASNQHGWQWTAGSGTDASPYFRIFNPTTQGRRFDPQGDYIRRYVPQLRSFGAREIHEPGASAQGLPEGYPAPIVDHARERAVSLADYKRLRG; the protein is encoded by the coding sequence ATGTGGTTTCGGCGCGATCTGCGGGTGGCTGACCATCCGGCACTGCTGGCCGCCGCCCAGGACGGGCCGGTGACCGCGCTCTTCGTCCTGGACGACGCACTGCTGCGGCCGGCCGGCGCCCCACGGTTAGCTTTTCTGCTCCAGACGCTGCGGGCGTTGCAGGCCGATCTGAGTGAGCGCGGCGGGCAGCTGGTGGTGCGGCGCGGCGAACCGGCCGAGGTCGTGGGGCAGGTGGCTCGTGAGGTGGGCGCGGTCGCGGTCCACGTCAGCTCCGACCACGCGCCCTACGGGTCGGCCCGCGACGCTCGGGTCGAGGCAGCGCTGGGCGGTATCCCGTTGATCCGCACCGGATCGCCGTACGGCGTCACACCGGGGCGGGTCAGGAAGGCCGACGGCAGCCCGTTCAAGGTCTACTCGGCCTTCTATCGGCGCTGGGTCGAGCACGGCTGGCCGGCGCCGGCCCAGACGGAGGCGGCCGGCATCGACTGGGCCCCGGCGATCAAAAGCGTCGCCATCCCGGACGATCCACCGCTGGACCCGGGCCTCACCCTCCCACCGGCCGGAGAGGCCGCCGCGGTGCGGGCATGGGCCAACTTCGCCGCCGAGCGACTCGCGGACTACGACACCGCCCGCGACCGTCCCGACCAGGACGCCACCTCGCACCTGTCGCCGCACCTGCACGTCGGGAGCATCCATCCGCGCACCCTGCTGCAGGGGCTGGGCCGCTCCACCAGCGCGGAGCGATTCCGGCGGGAGCTGGCCTGGCGGGACTTCTACGCCTCCGTGCTGCACTTCTGGCCCGCGAGCGCGCGCGAGTACTTCCAGCCCGAGTTGGCGGCGATGCCCTACCGGCGCGGCAAGGCGGCCGCGACCGCGCTGGCGGCGTGGCAGCAGGGTCGGACCGGCTACCCGATCGTCGATGCCGGAATGCGCCAGTTGCTGGCCGAGGGGTGGATGCATAACCGGGTGCGGATGATCGTCGCGTCGTTCCTGGTGAAAGACCTGCATATCGAATGGACCGAAGGCGCCCGCCACTTCATGCGTCACCTCATCGACGGGGACCTGGCCAGCAATCAGCACGGATGGCAGTGGACGGCCGGGAGTGGCACCGATGCCTCGCCCTACTTCCGGATCTTCAATCCGACCACCCAGGGGCGTCGCTTCGACCCGCAGGGCGACTACATTCGCCGCTACGTGCCGCAGCTGCGCTCCTTCGGGGCGCGCGAGATTCACGAGCCCGGCGCGTCGGCCCAGGGACTGCCCGAGGGGTACCCGGCACCGATCGTCGACCACGCCCGGGAGCGGGCGGTGTCGCTGGCCGACTACAAGCGCCTGCGCGGTTAG
- a CDS encoding amino acid ABC transporter permease: protein MSSDAQSESNKPAAAAGPDLIEAVPLRRPGRWIAATLILVLLALFLYGAATNKNYQWSTYWSYLFDRRISSGAWVTIQLTIWAMLLGVSLGVVLSVMRLSPSPVLKSVAWVYLWLFRGTPVYVQLVFWGLFASIYPHLSLGIPFGHQFATFDIQQLDAAFFFAAIGLGLNEAAYMAEIVRAGISSVGEGQTEAATALGMSWPLTMRRVVLPQAMRVIIPPTGNELISMLKTTSLVTAVPLTIDLYSQARNISGVNFKPVPLLLVASTWYLAITSVLMVGQYYLERHFARGSSRQMTGREARAQAKALAAGTHDGGGGMGA from the coding sequence ATGAGCTCGGACGCTCAGAGCGAATCCAACAAACCGGCCGCCGCGGCGGGACCTGACCTGATCGAGGCGGTCCCGCTGCGCCGGCCGGGGCGCTGGATAGCGGCGACGCTCATTTTGGTGCTGCTCGCCCTCTTCCTCTATGGCGCGGCGACCAACAAGAACTATCAGTGGTCGACCTACTGGTCGTACCTGTTCGACAGGCGGATCTCCTCCGGTGCCTGGGTCACGATCCAGCTGACCATCTGGGCCATGCTGCTCGGGGTCTCGCTGGGCGTCGTGCTCTCGGTGATGCGGCTGTCGCCAAGTCCGGTCCTGAAGTCGGTGGCCTGGGTCTACCTCTGGCTCTTCCGCGGCACTCCGGTCTATGTGCAGCTCGTGTTCTGGGGTCTCTTCGCCTCGATCTACCCGCACCTCTCGCTGGGCATCCCGTTCGGGCACCAGTTCGCCACGTTCGACATCCAACAGCTTGACGCGGCGTTCTTCTTCGCGGCCATCGGCCTCGGACTCAACGAGGCGGCCTACATGGCTGAGATCGTGCGGGCCGGCATCTCCTCGGTCGGCGAGGGACAGACCGAGGCGGCGACCGCACTGGGGATGTCCTGGCCGCTGACGATGCGCCGGGTGGTGCTCCCGCAGGCGATGCGGGTGATCATCCCGCCCACCGGCAACGAGCTGATCAGCATGCTGAAGACGACCTCCCTGGTGACCGCGGTGCCACTGACGATCGATCTCTACTCCCAAGCCCGCAACATCTCCGGCGTCAACTTCAAGCCGGTCCCGCTGCTGCTGGTCGCCTCCACCTGGTACCTGGCTATCACCAGCGTGCTGATGGTCGGGCAGTACTACCTGGAGCGACACTTCGCCCGTGGCTCGTCGCGGCAGATGACCGGCCGGGAAGCTCGGGCCCAGGCCAAGGCGCTGGCCGCCGGAACCCACGACGGTGGGGGCGGGATGGGCGCGTGA
- a CDS encoding DUF3117 domain-containing protein codes for MAAMKPRTGDGPLEVTKEGRGIVMRVPLEGGGRLVVEMTPAEATALGEALQTVVS; via the coding sequence ATGGCGGCCATGAAACCCCGGACCGGCGACGGACCGCTCGAGGTCACCAAGGAGGGGCGTGGCATCGTGATGCGCGTTCCGCTGGAAGGTGGCGGGCGGCTCGTGGTGGAGATGACGCCAGCCGAGGCAACCGCGCTCGGAGAGGCATTGCAGACTGTTGTCAGCTGA
- a CDS encoding DivIVA domain-containing protein encodes MLSLLLYGLLAVVAVGILFLIAVYLLPAGTRIAPVATDEALPQQLPDSLLSASDVATVRLPVALRGYRFAETDRLLDRLSNELLARDQELAWLRGQLSGQLSGAPTAVSEAALSQTVPSEPASATPDPAPPADE; translated from the coding sequence GTGCTGTCGCTGCTGCTCTATGGACTACTCGCCGTCGTGGCGGTCGGCATCCTCTTCCTGATCGCCGTCTATCTGCTCCCAGCCGGCACCCGGATCGCGCCCGTCGCCACCGATGAGGCGCTTCCGCAGCAACTGCCGGACAGCCTGCTCAGCGCCTCCGACGTCGCCACCGTACGGCTGCCGGTGGCCCTGCGCGGCTACCGCTTCGCGGAGACCGATCGGCTGCTGGACCGGCTCTCCAACGAGCTCCTGGCCCGCGACCAGGAGCTGGCTTGGCTGCGCGGCCAGTTGAGCGGCCAGTTGAGCGGCGCGCCAACAGCGGTGTCCGAGGCCGCGCTATCGCAGACCGTGCCGTCGGAGCCTGCGTCAGCGACGCCTGATCCGGCGCCGCCGGCTGATGAGTGA
- a CDS encoding TIGR00730 family Rossman fold protein, with protein sequence MASICVYCASSELIDPSYVALAGDVGTRLAAGGHSLVSGGGRVSMMGAVARAARVGGAHTVGVIPQHLLGYEVGDTDADELIVVNTMRERKQLMDERSDAFIALPGGIGTFEELFEVWTARSLGMHAKPVLVLDPDDFYAPLWRYLDELIGRGFIRPSALDSLWRVKSVADAFALIEGVD encoded by the coding sequence GTGGCCTCGATCTGCGTCTACTGCGCCTCCTCCGAGCTGATCGACCCCAGTTACGTCGCGCTGGCCGGCGACGTCGGAACCAGGCTGGCCGCCGGCGGCCATTCGCTCGTCTCCGGAGGCGGGCGAGTGTCGATGATGGGTGCGGTCGCTCGTGCCGCCCGGGTCGGCGGGGCGCACACCGTCGGAGTGATCCCGCAGCATCTGCTCGGCTATGAGGTCGGTGACACCGACGCCGACGAGCTCATCGTGGTGAACACGATGCGTGAGCGGAAGCAGCTGATGGATGAGCGCTCCGATGCCTTCATCGCCCTCCCCGGCGGGATCGGCACCTTTGAGGAGCTCTTCGAGGTGTGGACCGCCCGCTCCCTCGGAATGCACGCGAAACCGGTGCTCGTGCTCGATCCGGACGACTTCTACGCGCCGCTGTGGCGCTACCTCGATGAGCTGATCGGGCGGGGCTTCATCCGGCCGAGCGCCCTCGATTCGCTCTGGCGGGTCAAGTCGGTGGCCGACGCCTTCGCCCTCATCGAGGGCGTCGACTGA
- a CDS encoding M17 family metallopeptidase, producing the protein MIDIRLGDRRTPADVVAVVVSYAGLGFDVAGEDLVSTQVLPISTRDLLRVFIAETDAESAAEHRPESTTGSGDASGLAEAGVITELLRPAEVPRRILLVGVSDGGTRAARLAGAAVARNAASTAVSCVLAGLDDEAAAAFAEGLQLGAYRFGSPTKRDEPQLQRAALFGAGSGASLDVANHYARAGLWARDLTNTRTNTKSPAWLGAQAEKELGRLGVAVTVRDDTWLREQGFGGVIGVGQGSASPPRLIEAGWRPRGAPAQPHIVLVGKGITFDTGGYNLKPGSSMTTMYTDMAGGAAVLAAVHVVASLQLPIRVTALVPAAENSVSGNAMRPGDVLRHYNGRTSEITNTDAEGRLVLADALSYAVAKLQPAVLVDIATLTGAMKMALGDQIAGVVTDDDDLAKRLDVAAETVDEPLWRMPLNRDYESLLDSPIADANNSPGAPGGITAALFLRHFVGDVPWAHLDIAGPARAAEAAGYVSEGSTGFGARLLARWIQDQV; encoded by the coding sequence GTGATCGATATTCGTCTGGGTGACCGCCGTACGCCGGCGGACGTGGTCGCGGTCGTTGTCTCCTACGCCGGCCTCGGATTCGACGTCGCCGGGGAGGACCTGGTCTCGACCCAGGTACTGCCGATCAGCACCCGCGACCTGCTGCGGGTCTTCATCGCCGAGACCGACGCCGAATCCGCAGCCGAACACAGACCAGAGTCCACCACCGGATCAGGCGACGCGTCCGGGCTGGCCGAAGCCGGTGTGATCACCGAACTCCTGCGCCCCGCCGAGGTGCCGCGCCGGATCCTGCTCGTCGGGGTCTCCGACGGGGGTACCCGAGCGGCCCGACTGGCCGGGGCGGCGGTGGCCCGCAATGCCGCCTCGACCGCGGTCAGCTGCGTGCTCGCCGGCCTCGACGACGAGGCGGCCGCCGCCTTCGCCGAGGGACTGCAGCTGGGCGCCTACCGCTTCGGATCGCCCACCAAACGGGACGAGCCGCAGCTGCAGCGGGCCGCCCTCTTCGGCGCCGGCAGCGGGGCCTCCCTCGACGTCGCCAACCACTACGCCCGCGCCGGGCTGTGGGCCCGTGACCTCACCAACACCCGTACCAACACGAAGTCGCCGGCCTGGCTCGGCGCGCAGGCCGAGAAGGAGCTGGGGCGGCTCGGCGTCGCGGTCACCGTCCGCGACGACACCTGGCTGCGCGAGCAGGGCTTCGGCGGGGTCATCGGGGTCGGTCAGGGGTCCGCCTCGCCACCCCGCCTCATCGAGGCGGGGTGGCGTCCGCGGGGCGCCCCCGCGCAGCCGCACATCGTCCTCGTCGGCAAGGGAATCACCTTCGACACCGGCGGCTACAACCTGAAGCCGGGCAGCAGCATGACGACGATGTACACCGACATGGCCGGTGGGGCGGCCGTGCTGGCCGCGGTGCACGTCGTCGCGTCGCTGCAGCTCCCGATCCGGGTGACCGCGCTGGTGCCGGCGGCCGAGAACTCAGTCTCGGGGAACGCGATGCGACCGGGTGACGTGCTGCGCCACTACAACGGGCGAACCTCGGAGATCACCAACACCGACGCCGAGGGGCGTCTGGTGCTGGCCGACGCACTCTCCTACGCCGTGGCCAAGCTCCAGCCGGCCGTCCTGGTGGATATCGCGACGCTGACCGGGGCGATGAAGATGGCGCTGGGTGATCAGATCGCCGGCGTCGTCACCGACGACGATGACCTGGCCAAGCGCCTCGACGTGGCGGCCGAGACGGTCGACGAGCCGCTGTGGCGGATGCCGCTCAACCGTGATTACGAGTCGCTACTGGACTCGCCGATCGCCGACGCCAACAACTCACCCGGCGCACCTGGCGGCATCACCGCGGCCCTCTTCCTGCGGCACTTCGTCGGGGACGTGCCCTGGGCTCATCTGGATATCGCGGGTCCGGCTCGGGCCGCTGAGGCCGCCGGCTACGTCAGCGAAGGGTCGACCGGCTTCGGCGCCCGGTTGCTGGCCCGCTGGATCCAGGATCAGGTCTGA